In Aspergillus luchuensis IFO 4308 DNA, chromosome 1, nearly complete sequence, the following are encoded in one genomic region:
- the POB3 gene encoding FACT complex subunit POB3 (BUSCO:EOG09261WVT;~COG:K;~EggNog:ENOG410PHIH;~InterPro:IPR024954,IPR035417,IPR000969,IPR011993, IPR013719,IPR038167;~PFAM:PF17292,PF08512,PF03531;~go_component: GO:0005634 - nucleus [Evidence IEA];~go_function: GO:0003677 - DNA binding [Evidence IEA]): MESFDNIYLDLSKQHGKCKLAESGLGWKPSGGGETFTLDSSNIGAAQWSRAAKGYELKILSRSSGVIQLDGFDQEDFERLSKAFKIWYGINMESREHALRGWNWGKAEFTKAELSFNVQNRPAFEIPYSEISNTNLAGKNEVAVEFALGGEGNEPAKPAGSTKNRGRKAASGPDELVEMRFYIPGTAVKTEKGIKEENAENPDEENGAEEEEGEEQNAANLFYEMLMDKAEIGDVAGDTFATFLDVLHLTPRGRFDIDMYESSFRLRGKTYDYKIQYASIKKFFLLPKNDDTHTLIVLGLDPPLRQGQTRYPFLVMQLKLDEEISLELNMTDELLETRYKDKLEPRYEEPIHQVVTKIFRGLSGKKVIMPSKDFVSHHGHSGVKCSIKANEGLLYFLDKSLIFVPKPATYIQIENIAIITMSRVGGAISASRTFDITVSLKAGLGEHQFSNINREEQQPLEEFFKAKNIRFKNEMSDDASALIAAALDNDDMGSSDDEGVRADRGSADEDEESIDEDFQAESDSDVAEEYDSAHESSGSASDAEMGDASDGEDDDEDEPMSEAEGARPKKKTKVGK, encoded by the exons AT GGAGAGCTTCGATAACATCTATCTCGACCTCTCGAAGCAGCATGGAAAGTGCAAGCTGGCGGAATCTGGCTTAGGATGGAAGCCTTCCGGTGGAGGCGAAACGTTCACTCTTGACAGCAGCAATATCGGCGCAGCCCAATGGAGTCGAGCAGCAAAGGGATATGAGCTGAAAATCTTGTCGCGCTCCTCGGGAGTCATCCAGCTTGATGGATTTGACCAGGAG GACTTCGAGCGATTGAGCAAAGCCTTCAAGATCTGGTACGGTATCAACATGGAAAGCCGAGAGCACGCTCTTCGTGGATGGAACTGGGGCAAGGCAGAATTCACCAAAGCAGAACTATCCTTCAACGTGCAGAACCGACCGGCATTCGAAATCCCCTACTCCGAGATATCGAACACGAACCTTGCCGGAAAGAATGAAGTCGCCGTGGAGTTTGCTCTTGGTGGCGAGGGTAACGAGCCCGCCAAACCGGCTGGTAGCACGAAGAACCGTGGTCGCAAGGCCGCTTCGGGTCCGGACGAACTTGTTGAGATGCGATTCTACATCCCAGGAACGGCCgtgaagacggagaagggtATCAAGGAGGAAAATGCGGAGAACCCGGACGAAGAGAACGgagccgaggaagaagagggcgaaGAGCAGAATGCAGCAAACTTGTTCTACGAGATGCTCATGGATAAGGCGGAGATTGGAGATGTGGCAGGCGACACATTCGCTACTTTCTTGGATGTCCTGCATCTTACACCCAG AGGTCGGTTCGATATCGACATGTACGAATCATCCTTTCGGTTACGCGGTAAAACCTACGACTACAAGATTCAATACGCTTCTATCAAGAAGTTCTTCCTGCTTCCGAAGAACGATGACACACATACATTGATCGTTCTGGGTCTTGATCCCCCGCTACGACAAGGCCAGACTCGCTACCCATTCTTGGTAATGCAGCTGAAGTTGGACGAGGAAATCAGCTTGGAGCTCAACATGACAGA TGAACTCTTGGAAACTCGCTACAAGGACAAGTTGGAGCCCCGCTACGAGGAACCCATCCACCAGGTGGTCACGAAGATCTTCCGTGGCCTGTCAGGCAAGAAGGTCATCATGCCGTCGAAGGACTTTGTCAG CCATCACGGTCACAGTGGAGTCAAGTGCTCCATCAAGGCGAACGAGGGTCTCCTCTACTTCTTGGATAAGAGCTTGATTTTCGTCCCCAAGCCTGCCACTTACATCCAGATTGAGAACATTGCGATCATCACCATGTCTCGTGTGGGTGGTGCCATCTCGGCCAGCAGAACATTTGATATCACAGTTAGCTTGAAGGCTGGCCTGGGAGAACACCAATtcagcaacatcaaccg CGAGGAGCAACAACCCCTCGAGGAATTCTTCAAGGCGAAGAACATTCGCTTCAAGAACGAAATGTCCGACGAT GCCTCGGCTCTCATTGCGGCAGCTCTTGACAATGACGACATGGGCTCCAGCGACGACGAAGGCGTCCGGGCTGACCGCGGCTCGgccgatgaagacgaagaatccaTTGACGAGGACTTCCAGGCTGAGTCTGATTCTGACGTCGCGGAAGAATACGACTCCGCGCACGAGAGCAGCGGCAGTGCCAGTGACGCCGAGATGGGTGATGCatctgatggagaagacgatgacgaggatgagccCATGTCAGAGGCGGAGGGAGCgcggccgaagaagaagacgaaggtTGGAAAATAA
- the aspB gene encoding septin AspB (COG:D;~EggNog:ENOG410PGWY;~InterPro:IPR030379,IPR027417,IPR016491;~PFAM:PF00735,PF01926;~go_function: GO:0005525 - GTP binding [Evidence IEA]): MARSRNRSADGRSQGDSEAPPSFLQKGSQRPKRHSFSPALDRLSSESERQDDEPVADSASHNVATPPPAPVANGTPVSSSPPSSKPSSPFVERSNPMGAGNAQTVSSKDPKAVAQAATDMKNVVRRKLTGYVGFANLPNQWHRKSVRKGFNFNVMVVGESGLGKSTLVNTLFNASLYPPKERTGPSHDIIPKTVSIQSISSDIEENGVRLRLTVVDTPGFGDFVNNDDSWRPIVENIEQRYDAYLEAENKVNRTNIVDNRIHACVYFIQPTGHSLKPLDIEVMRRLHTKVNLIPVIAKADTLTDEEIVDFKKRILADIQHHSIQIFEGPRYELDDEETIAENQEIMSKVPFAVVGANSEVTTPDGRKVRGRSYPWGIIEVDNEEHCDFVKLRQMLIRTHMEELKEHTNNSLYENYRSDKLTQMGVAQDPSVFKEVNPAVKQEEERALHEQKLAKMEAEMKMVFQQKVAEKESKLKQSEDELYARHREMKDQLERQRMELDEKKARLESGRPIEKEPKRKGFSLR, encoded by the exons ATGGCACGTTCCAGGAACCGAAGTGCGGATGGTCGCTCTCAAGGAGATTCGGAAGCTCCTCCAAGCTTCCTCCAGAAGGGCTCGCAGAGACCGAAGCGCCATTCGTTTTCGCCTGCCCTCGATCGCTTGTCTTCCGAAAGTGAACGACAGGATGATGAACCAGTTGCTGACTCTGCTTCGCACAATGTAGCTACACCACCCCCTGCACCGGTTGCCAATGGCACGCCCGTTTCGTCCTCTCcccccagcagcaagccCAGTTCGCCCTTCGTTGAGCGCAGTAACCCAATGGGCGCGGGAAACGCTCAGACCGTGAGCTCCAAGGACCCCAAGGCTGTTGCTCAAGCTGCTACGGATATGAAGAATGTTGTTCGCCGGAAGCTGACCGGCTACGTTGGTTTTGCCAACCTGCCCAACCAATGGCACCGTAAGAGTGTCCGCAAGGGATTCAACTTCAACGTGATGGTTGTTG GTGAGTCCGGCCTCGGAAAGTCGACTCTCGTGAACACACTCTTCAACGCCTCGCTCTACCCTCCTAAGGAACGCACCGGCCCCAGCCACGATATCATCCCCAAGACCGTTTCTATCCAATCTATCAGCTCCGATATTGAAGAGAACGGTGTCCGTCTCCGCCTGACCGTGGTGGACACCCCCGGATTCGGTGATTTTGTTAACAACGACGACTCGTGGCGCCCGATTGTGGAGAACATCGAACAGAGATACGATGCCTACCTGGAGGCCGAGAACAAGGTCAACAGAACCAACATTGTCGACAACCGCATCCACGCTTGCGTCTACTTCATCCAGCCCACTGGCCACTCCCTGAAGCCCCTCGATATCGAAGTCATGCGCAGGTTGCACACCAAGGTCAACCTGATCCCTGTGATCGCCAAGGCTGACACCTTGACGGACGAGGAGATTGTGGACTTCAAGAAGAGG ATCTTGGCCGATATCCAGCACCACTCCATTCAGATCTTCGAAGGCCCCCGCTATGAgcttgacgacgaggagacTATTGCCGAGAACCAGGAGATCATGTCCAAGGTCCCGTTCGCTGTCGTTGGTGCCAACTCCGAGGTCACGACCCCTGATGGCCGGAAAGTGCGCGGTAGAAGCTACCCTTGGGGTATCATCGAAGTCGACAACGAGGAACACTGCGACTTTGTCAAGCTGCGCCAGATGCTGATCCGCACCCACATGGAGGAGCTCAAGGAACACACCAACAACTCTCTGTACGAGAACTACCGCTCCGACAAGCTTACCCAGATGGGCGTGGCCCAGGACCCAAGCGTCTTCAAGGAGGTCAACCCCGCTgtcaagcaggaggaggagcgtgCCCTCCACGAGCAGAAGCTCGCCAAGATGGAGGccgagatgaagatggtctTCCAACAGAAGGTCGCAGAGAAGGAGAGCAAGCTGAAACAGAGCGAAGACGAACTATACGCCCGACATCGCGAGATGAAGGACCAACTGGAACGGCAACGTATGgagctggacgagaagaaggcgcGCCTCGAAAGTGGGAGGCCAATCGAAAAGGAGCCGAAGCGAAAGGGATTCTCGCTTCGTTAG